Proteins co-encoded in one Halorussus vallis genomic window:
- the prf1 gene encoding peptide chain release factor aRF-1: MSDDEDGQSDRKKYEFRKVIEDLDSYEGSGTQLVTIYIPEDKQISDVVAHVTQEHSEASNIKSKQTRTNVQDALTSIKDRLRYYDTFPPDNGMVIFSGAIDSGGGRTEMVTKTLESPPEPIQSFRYHCDSNFLTGPLEDMMADKGLYGLIVLDRREANVGWLKGKRVEPVKSASSLVPGKQRKGGQSAQRFARLRLEAIDNFYQEVAEMANDLFVPERGNIDGILVGGPSPTKDEFLDGDYLHHEIQQKVLGKFDVAYTDESGLHDLVDNAEDVLADAEVMKDKREMEEFFKQLHEGNKATYGFEPTRKNLVMGSVDRLLISEDLRKDVVSYECGDKEEFEFIDRRQETPTHTCEDGSEAEMVEREDAIEFLINIAEQRGTETKFISTDFEKGDQLLSAFGGVAGILRYSTGV, translated from the coding sequence ATGAGCGACGACGAGGACGGGCAGTCCGACAGGAAGAAGTACGAGTTCCGGAAGGTCATCGAGGACCTCGACTCGTACGAGGGTTCCGGGACCCAGCTCGTCACCATCTACATCCCCGAAGACAAACAAATCAGCGACGTAGTCGCCCACGTCACCCAGGAGCACAGCGAGGCGAGCAACATCAAGTCCAAGCAGACCCGGACCAACGTCCAGGACGCGCTGACTTCCATCAAGGACCGCCTGCGCTACTACGACACCTTCCCGCCGGACAACGGCATGGTCATCTTCAGCGGCGCCATCGACTCGGGCGGCGGCCGGACCGAGATGGTCACCAAGACCCTGGAGAGTCCGCCCGAGCCCATCCAGTCGTTCCGCTACCACTGCGACTCGAACTTCCTGACCGGCCCGCTGGAGGACATGATGGCCGACAAGGGCCTCTACGGCCTCATCGTCCTCGACCGCCGCGAGGCGAACGTCGGCTGGCTGAAGGGCAAGCGCGTCGAACCGGTCAAGTCAGCGTCCTCGCTGGTGCCGGGCAAGCAGCGCAAAGGTGGCCAGTCCGCCCAGCGTTTCGCCCGCCTGCGCCTCGAAGCCATCGACAACTTCTACCAGGAGGTCGCCGAGATGGCCAACGACCTGTTCGTCCCCGAGCGCGGGAATATAGACGGAATCCTCGTCGGCGGCCCCTCGCCGACCAAGGACGAGTTCCTCGACGGCGACTACCTCCACCACGAGATTCAGCAGAAGGTGCTGGGCAAGTTCGACGTCGCCTACACCGACGAGTCGGGCCTCCACGACCTCGTCGACAACGCCGAGGACGTGCTGGCCGACGCCGAGGTGATGAAGGACAAGCGGGAGATGGAGGAGTTCTTCAAACAGCTCCACGAGGGCAACAAGGCGACCTACGGCTTCGAGCCGACCCGGAAGAACCTCGTGATGGGGTCGGTCGACCGCCTGCTCATCTCCGAGGACCTCCGCAAGGACGTCGTCAGCTACGAGTGCGGCGACAAAGAGGAGTTCGAGTTCATCGACCGCCGCCAGGAGACGCCGACCCACACCTGCGAAGACGGCTCCGAGGCCGAGATGGTCGAGCGCGAGGACGCCATCGAGTTCCTCATCAACATCGCCGAGCAGCGCGGCACCGAGACGAAGTTCATCTCCACCGACTTCGAGAAGGGCGACCAGTTGCTGTCGGCGTTCGGCGGCGTCGCCGGCATTCTGCGGTACTCGACGGGCGTCTAA
- the minD gene encoding cell division ATPase MinD — protein MSDTVYAISSGKGGVGKTTTAVNLGAMLADRGHRVVVVDTDLGMANLAGFLDFEIDEPTLHEVLAGEADPEEGIYEAPGDIDVLPSGTDIEAFAKSNPANLQGVVADLRETYDYVLLDTGAGVSYDTLVPLALADAVLLVATPDVASVRDTAKTGELADRVGTEVAGAVLTQRSSDILNADDVEETLGTDVLAVVPDDEAVPMGVDAGRPLAVFAPNAPAGVAYRKLAAVVVGDAEPEPELEVADSAESLDRAHEDGSIFGEPTDADGSEADDGTATDDGEAAPTDETEDEDDPAIGAAGVSADDESNDPLGGSDAARQARAIVEDAHGIGDDAEADAGEAADGESDVDTDARSVDDLLSQHIDDDRLGGGGDPLSAVEESIDAPAGEDAPDLDSGESESDLADADGDARATEEPTDWNLEDPDSDDPERSDAEPDESADLDSTGAESAADAADSAESTGSADPLAGTDDPLAGDETPDSLEESDESADPLAESDSVDPLAEDGDSDEASETARDDLAGAVPFEREDPSDEPWDEAEPSATGDDSADGSGADDRSRKVSKKDGDSEEGSGVLGRIGSLFK, from the coding sequence ATGTCCGACACGGTTTACGCGATATCGAGCGGGAAGGGAGGTGTCGGAAAGACGACGACCGCGGTCAATCTGGGTGCGATGCTGGCCGACCGTGGCCACCGGGTCGTCGTCGTCGACACCGACCTCGGAATGGCGAATCTCGCGGGCTTCCTCGACTTCGAGATAGACGAACCGACGCTCCACGAGGTGCTGGCCGGCGAGGCCGACCCCGAGGAGGGAATCTACGAGGCGCCGGGCGACATCGACGTGCTCCCGAGCGGGACCGACATCGAGGCGTTCGCCAAGTCGAACCCCGCGAACCTCCAGGGCGTCGTCGCCGACCTTCGCGAGACGTACGACTACGTGCTGCTGGACACCGGCGCGGGCGTCAGCTACGACACGCTGGTCCCGCTGGCGCTGGCCGACGCCGTCCTGCTGGTGGCGACGCCCGACGTGGCCTCGGTCCGGGACACCGCCAAGACCGGCGAACTGGCCGACCGCGTGGGCACCGAGGTGGCGGGTGCGGTGCTCACCCAGCGCAGCAGCGACATCCTGAACGCCGACGACGTCGAGGAGACGCTGGGCACCGACGTGCTCGCGGTCGTCCCCGACGACGAGGCGGTGCCGATGGGGGTCGACGCCGGGCGACCGCTGGCGGTGTTCGCGCCGAACGCGCCCGCCGGGGTGGCCTATCGAAAGCTGGCGGCGGTCGTCGTCGGCGACGCCGAACCCGAACCGGAACTGGAGGTGGCCGACTCCGCGGAGAGCCTGGACCGCGCGCACGAGGACGGAAGCATCTTCGGCGAACCGACCGACGCCGACGGGAGCGAGGCCGACGACGGGACCGCGACCGACGATGGCGAGGCCGCCCCGACCGACGAGACGGAGGACGAAGACGACCCTGCCATCGGTGCGGCCGGCGTCTCCGCGGACGACGAGTCGAACGACCCCCTCGGCGGCTCCGACGCCGCCCGCCAGGCCCGCGCCATCGTCGAGGACGCCCACGGCATCGGCGACGACGCCGAAGCCGACGCGGGCGAGGCGGCCGACGGGGAATCGGACGTGGACACCGACGCTCGGAGCGTCGACGACCTCCTCAGCCAGCACATCGACGACGACCGACTCGGCGGCGGCGGCGACCCGCTGAGCGCGGTCGAGGAGTCTATCGACGCGCCCGCCGGTGAGGACGCCCCCGACCTCGACTCCGGAGAGAGCGAGTCCGACCTCGCCGACGCGGACGGAGACGCGCGGGCGACGGAGGAACCGACCGACTGGAACTTGGAGGACCCTGACTCGGACGACCCTGAGCGGTCGGACGCAGAGCCCGACGAATCGGCCGACCTCGATTCGACGGGGGCGGAGTCGGCGGCTGACGCCGCCGACTCCGCCGAATCCACAGGCTCCGCCGACCCGCTCGCCGGGACGGACGACCCGCTGGCGGGCGACGAAACCCCGGACTCTCTGGAGGAGTCCGACGAGTCCGCGGACCCCCTGGCTGAGAGCGACTCGGTCGACCCGCTGGCCGAGGACGGCGACTCGGACGAAGCGTCCGAAACCGCCCGCGACGACCTCGCGGGCGCGGTCCCCTTCGAGCGCGAGGACCCCTCGGACGAACCCTGGGACGAGGCTGAACCGTCGGCCACCGGGGACGATTCGGCCGACGGCTCGGGGGCCGACGACCGGAGCCGGAAGGTGTCAAAGAAGGACGGTGATTCGGAGGAAGGGTCGGGCGTCCTCGGTCGCATCGGTTCGCTGTTCAAGTGA
- the argS gene encoding arginine--tRNA ligase encodes MFLLFRDEVEAAIGSALDALDLPTDDLGIEEPPEGVDAVLASSAAFRLAGEVGAPPPEVASDIAGEINAGDYDYVEAALAQGPYVNFLPSDAYYEGTVEAAQSSDFGHLEPTGESVVVEHTSANPTGPVHVGRARNPIVGDAVARVLAFAGHDVDRHYYVNDAGRQMAVFTWAYETFDEDDLDSEPEREKADYGLVRYYRKGNEFLEEGDPDEVEAAEAEIQAIMQGLEEGDETTYERVQEVVDTVLGGMRETLDRLPAEFDEFVKETRFLRDGSADDVVDRLKNLDESVYEEEAWQLDLSEFGIEKKFVFLRSDGTTLYATRDLAHHEWKFDEYDRAVTVLGEDHKLQADQMNATLELLGNDTDQLRQVIYSYVNLPEGKMSTRAGTGIDLDDLLDEAIERARQEVEDRLDDRIRDDDLTDEDVARIAEQVGIGAVRYDIVSKQPTKAITFEWDRALDFEAQSAPYVQYVHARTCGILDEAGIPPGEATPQDFDASLLEAPAERELLEVIARFPAVIEEAAADLEPHVVATYTREFAETFNAFYRECPVLSDDVDDDLRDARLALVAASKHAVGNALQVLGVAAPRSM; translated from the coding sequence ATGTTCCTGCTGTTCAGAGACGAGGTCGAGGCCGCCATCGGGTCGGCGCTCGACGCGCTCGACCTGCCGACGGACGACCTCGGCATCGAGGAGCCGCCGGAGGGCGTGGACGCCGTACTGGCCTCCAGTGCGGCGTTCCGGCTGGCCGGCGAGGTCGGGGCGCCCCCGCCCGAGGTCGCGAGCGACATCGCCGGCGAGATCAACGCCGGTGACTACGACTACGTCGAGGCCGCGCTGGCCCAGGGACCGTACGTCAACTTCCTGCCGAGCGATGCCTACTACGAGGGGACGGTCGAGGCGGCCCAGTCGTCGGACTTCGGCCACCTCGAACCGACGGGCGAGTCGGTCGTGGTCGAACACACCTCCGCGAACCCCACGGGACCGGTCCACGTCGGCCGAGCGCGCAACCCCATCGTCGGCGACGCGGTGGCGCGGGTGCTGGCGTTCGCGGGCCACGACGTCGACCGCCACTACTACGTCAACGACGCGGGCCGCCAGATGGCGGTGTTCACCTGGGCCTACGAGACGTTCGACGAGGACGACCTCGATTCGGAACCCGAGCGCGAGAAGGCCGACTACGGCCTCGTGCGCTACTACCGCAAGGGCAACGAGTTCCTGGAGGAAGGCGACCCCGACGAGGTCGAGGCGGCCGAAGCCGAGATTCAGGCCATCATGCAGGGCCTGGAGGAGGGCGACGAGACGACCTACGAGCGCGTCCAGGAGGTCGTCGACACCGTGCTCGGCGGGATGCGCGAGACGCTCGACCGCCTGCCCGCGGAGTTCGACGAGTTCGTCAAGGAGACTCGATTCCTCCGCGACGGGTCGGCAGACGACGTGGTCGACCGCCTCAAGAATCTCGACGAGTCCGTCTACGAGGAGGAGGCGTGGCAACTCGACCTCTCGGAGTTCGGCATCGAGAAGAAGTTCGTCTTCCTGCGGTCGGACGGCACCACCCTCTACGCGACCCGGGACCTCGCCCACCACGAGTGGAAGTTCGACGAGTACGACCGCGCCGTCACCGTGCTTGGCGAGGACCACAAGCTCCAGGCCGACCAGATGAACGCCACGCTCGAACTGCTCGGTAACGACACTGACCAGCTCCGGCAGGTCATCTACTCCTACGTCAACCTCCCGGAGGGCAAGATGAGCACGCGCGCCGGGACGGGCATCGACCTGGACGACCTGCTCGACGAGGCCATCGAGCGCGCCCGACAGGAGGTCGAAGACCGCCTGGACGACCGCATCCGCGACGACGACCTGACCGACGAGGACGTCGCGCGCATCGCCGAGCAGGTCGGCATCGGCGCGGTCCGCTACGACATCGTCTCCAAGCAACCGACCAAGGCTATCACCTTCGAGTGGGACCGCGCGCTCGATTTCGAGGCCCAGAGCGCCCCCTACGTCCAGTACGTCCACGCCCGGACCTGCGGCATCCTGGACGAGGCCGGCATCCCCCCGGGAGAGGCCACCCCGCAGGACTTCGACGCCTCGCTACTGGAGGCGCCCGCGGAGCGCGAACTCCTCGAAGTGATCGCTCGCTTCCCCGCCGTCATCGAGGAGGCCGCCGCCGACCTCGAACCCCACGTGGTCGCCACCTACACCCGGGAGTTCGCCGAGACGTTCAACGCCTTTTACCGAGAGTGCCCGGTGCTCTCGGACGACGTGGACGACGACCTCCGGGACGCCCGCCTGGCGCTGGTCGCGGCGTCGAAGCACGCGGTCGGCAACGCCCTGCAGGTGCTGGGCGTCGCCGCGCCGCGCTCGATGTAG
- a CDS encoding ABC transporter ATP-binding protein, translated as MLTLHDIVAGYGRRRVLDGLDLRADSGCTVVLGPNGAGKTTLFRVGAGVLEPTRGTVSIVGDDPFENPAVKRDVGYVPHVPSLTPNLSVRENLRFWGRVDGLDPVYVGERIDSLARSLDFSDLLSRDGSELSRGQSQRVAVARGLLSEPSLLFLDEPTSGLDPSARGKLLALLRDLAASDRTLVYTTHNLHEADELADDIALLRDGEIVASGPKDEVVDRRGARTVRMKLSADDGASHLRALGYDPVDDGEYVRFELDSETTVTDLVELLDERGVTVSDVETDGSPLQGLFEEVD; from the coding sequence ATGCTCACTCTACACGACATCGTCGCCGGCTACGGCCGACGGCGAGTGCTGGACGGACTCGATCTGCGCGCCGATTCGGGCTGTACCGTCGTTCTGGGGCCGAACGGTGCTGGCAAGACCACTCTCTTTCGCGTCGGGGCGGGAGTGCTCGAACCGACGCGGGGAACGGTGTCGATAGTTGGGGACGACCCCTTCGAGAACCCTGCGGTGAAACGGGACGTCGGGTACGTCCCCCACGTCCCATCGCTGACACCGAACCTCTCCGTCCGGGAGAACCTCCGGTTCTGGGGCCGCGTCGACGGTCTCGACCCGGTGTACGTCGGCGAACGGATCGATTCGCTGGCCCGCTCACTTGACTTCAGCGACCTGCTCTCGCGGGACGGGAGCGAGTTGAGTCGGGGGCAGTCCCAGCGGGTCGCCGTCGCGCGAGGGTTGCTCTCGGAACCGTCGCTGCTCTTCCTCGACGAACCGACCTCGGGACTCGACCCGTCGGCGCGGGGGAAACTACTCGCGTTGCTCCGGGACCTCGCCGCGTCCGACCGGACGCTCGTCTACACCACCCACAACCTCCACGAGGCCGACGAACTCGCCGACGATATCGCGCTCCTCCGCGACGGTGAAATCGTCGCCTCGGGTCCGAAAGACGAAGTCGTCGACCGGCGAGGCGCGCGCACGGTTCGGATGAAACTGTCGGCCGACGACGGAGCCTCGCACCTCCGCGCGCTAGGATACGACCCGGTCGACGACGGCGAATACGTTCGATTCGAACTCGATTCGGAGACGACGGTCACCGACCTCGTCGAACTGCTCGACGAGCGGGGCGTGACGGTCAGCGACGTGGAGACCGATGGGAGTCCGTTGCAGGGACTGTTCGAGGAGGTCGACTGA
- a CDS encoding DUF3784 domain-containing protein, which translates to MRTLYSDSTARLRNVVPLQFFGDSFPTATFGLGVVMLVLGYLIRYRQMTELIAGINPEMVSDQERLAELVGGTLVLISVLTFAYGVVLAQGLAGDALSTAYEVVVVVLIVGMLVKARTV; encoded by the coding sequence ATGAGAACGCTGTACTCCGACTCGACGGCGCGGCTGCGGAACGTCGTACCGCTCCAATTTTTCGGGGATTCCTTCCCGACGGCGACGTTCGGACTCGGCGTCGTCATGCTCGTGTTGGGATACCTGATTCGATATCGGCAGATGACCGAGTTGATAGCCGGCATCAACCCCGAGATGGTCAGCGACCAGGAGCGTCTGGCCGAACTCGTCGGCGGGACGCTCGTTCTCATCAGCGTGCTCACGTTCGCCTACGGCGTCGTGCTCGCGCAGGGGCTCGCCGGTGACGCCCTTAGCACGGCGTACGAAGTCGTGGTCGTGGTCCTCATCGTCGGAATGCTGGTGAAAGCCCGAACCGTGTGA
- a CDS encoding SDR family oxidoreductase: MGETVLVTGCSTGIGRATALEFLEDGWEVYATARNPADIEDLGEKGCNVATLDVTEADDVERVVDRIFDDEGRLDCLVNNAGYGQFGPVEDVPMEKVIEQFEVNTFGPLRLIRAALPRMRERGRGTVVNVTAGVGGLTVPGLGVYTGSKFALESATDALRQELSPFGVDAVLVEPGIVATDFYDRALAELAALDHSAAYDDLYRVLDDIGAVEAGGPGINRPEQVARTIVRAASADDPDPVYRVGPSATLGTYAGSVVRGRTRDKASRLGVKLASRESVQRLLRRRAQDARR, encoded by the coding sequence ATGGGAGAGACGGTTCTCGTCACCGGCTGTTCGACCGGCATCGGCCGCGCGACCGCGCTCGAATTCCTCGAAGATGGCTGGGAGGTGTACGCCACCGCCCGGAATCCCGCGGACATCGAGGATCTCGGTGAGAAGGGATGCAACGTCGCCACCCTCGACGTGACCGAGGCCGACGATGTCGAGCGGGTCGTCGACCGTATCTTCGACGACGAGGGTCGCCTCGACTGCCTGGTCAACAACGCGGGCTACGGCCAGTTCGGACCGGTCGAGGACGTGCCGATGGAGAAGGTGATCGAGCAGTTCGAGGTGAACACGTTCGGCCCGCTCCGGCTGATTCGGGCCGCGCTCCCGCGAATGCGCGAACGCGGCCGTGGCACCGTCGTCAACGTCACGGCCGGGGTCGGCGGCCTGACCGTGCCCGGACTCGGCGTCTACACCGGTTCGAAGTTCGCGCTCGAATCCGCGACCGACGCGCTTCGCCAGGAACTGTCGCCGTTCGGCGTCGACGCGGTGCTAGTCGAACCCGGCATCGTGGCGACCGACTTCTACGACCGCGCGCTCGCCGAACTCGCCGCACTCGACCACTCAGCGGCCTACGACGACCTCTACCGGGTGCTCGACGATATCGGCGCGGTCGAGGCGGGCGGCCCCGGCATCAACCGACCGGAGCAGGTGGCCCGGACCATCGTGCGGGCCGCGAGCGCCGACGACCCCGACCCCGTGTATCGGGTGGGTCCGAGCGCGACGCTCGGCACCTACGCCGGCAGCGTCGTCCGGGGCCGGACGCGCGATAAGGCGTCTCGGCTGGGCGTGAAACTGGCGTCCCGCGAGTCGGTCCAGCGCCTCCTTCGGCGGCGGGCCCAGGACGCCCGGCGGTGA
- a CDS encoding alpha/beta fold hydrolase: MTPSDLATAEGSANDGRPAWLDADRYPFESRWADLPAGRLHYLDEGEGRPVVLLHGNPTWSFLYRRLVAELSADYRCLAPDLLGFGLSEKPPTFSHRPAAHARVLRRFLDSLDLDGAVVAGHDWGGPLGFDYATRRPDRVAGFVTMNTWAWPRDRLRDRVVARTVAGRPGRALVGRYNAFARVALAPAMVRHGRSARSVYRQYAAPLADPVARRGTWTLAGAVVDSRAWLERLWDRRAALAGTPVALLWGRRDPMHASLIRRWRAAFPDASSVVYDDVGHFVPEEAEPRLAAAFRQFLNRV, translated from the coding sequence GTGACGCCGAGCGACCTCGCGACCGCAGAGGGAAGCGCGAACGACGGGCGACCCGCGTGGCTCGACGCCGACCGCTACCCCTTCGAATCCCGCTGGGCCGACCTCCCGGCGGGCCGACTCCACTACCTCGACGAGGGCGAGGGCCGGCCGGTGGTCCTGCTCCACGGCAACCCCACGTGGTCGTTCCTCTACCGCCGCCTCGTCGCGGAGCTATCGGCCGACTACCGGTGTCTCGCGCCCGACCTGCTCGGGTTCGGGTTGTCGGAGAAGCCCCCGACGTTCTCGCACCGCCCAGCGGCCCACGCCCGCGTCCTCCGGCGGTTCCTCGACTCGCTCGACCTCGACGGCGCGGTGGTGGCGGGCCACGACTGGGGCGGCCCGCTGGGGTTCGACTACGCCACCCGCCGCCCGGACAGGGTCGCGGGCTTCGTCACGATGAACACGTGGGCGTGGCCGCGGGACCGACTCCGCGACCGCGTGGTCGCCCGAACCGTCGCCGGCCGTCCCGGGCGAGCGCTCGTCGGCAGGTACAACGCCTTCGCGCGGGTCGCGCTCGCGCCCGCAATGGTCCGGCACGGGCGGTCGGCCCGGTCGGTCTATCGCCAGTACGCCGCGCCGCTGGCCGACCCCGTCGCCCGGCGGGGCACGTGGACGCTCGCCGGGGCGGTGGTTGACTCCCGAGCGTGGCTCGAACGACTCTGGGACCGCCGGGCGGCGCTCGCGGGGACGCCGGTCGCGCTCCTGTGGGGCCGGCGCGACCCGATGCACGCGTCGCTGATTCGGCGGTGGCGGGCGGCGTTCCCCGACGCTTCCTCGGTCGTCTACGACGACGTCGGTCACTTCGTGCCCGAGGAGGCGGAACCGAGGCTCGCGGCGGCGTTTCGGCAGTTTTTGAATCGAGTGTGA
- a CDS encoding outer membrane protein assembly factor BamB family protein → MQWSPTRREFLAGAAVGGVGVGDFSWTNATDAVPDHLLAPRGSVEWSVGTGDGPAAVSRFSARDRLYVRTPGGVRALGPDGAERWRFEVDSGDPESLVETYAAETDGATETLYVETRRGLAAIDAADGSVRWRYGDDDGRRHVDVSLATAETVFLSENGLTALDAEDGTERWRFEPDGPVWLSSQFHEGTLYVGTIRGGFYALDAAGGEVRWRTALEASGDDGPYVLAAGTSDGVAFAWNSSESVLAAFDADDGSPRWTVATNAAPTGFPGTVRKSTVYIADGSVLRARSAASGTVRWRYDAGEAVANWPRFADETMYVGAAGGVHAVSTTDGTRCWTFDTRTDAAAVVAGVDDGTVFVDSRTDALYGLDARSGRLRWRFPYSGESTWPPEVRNGIAYFGTESGTVYAVSGPDGPTPLYDAARVATGPFGVAAGGLLAGGALAAAYRRRKRANAPPPEPTAFADFERETLVAESPKKELFRARTPAGGRVALARLAPDVLAPEAFAAAVEAWAGLDCEGVLEVRQWGTEPRPWVAAEWAAGGSLADRAGKLPLTEIGRVVADVAEIVHLVRREEVTHGRLVPGNVLFTGGAARVADWRLAAALRDPPAGYVLPEGDSDSALADVYRLGALAFDVLVGETPPAGGVSPTGDAVKDPKAGLPDELVAVLSRALASDPDDRYDSALKFADAVRWATSDRA, encoded by the coding sequence ATGCAGTGGTCTCCGACCCGACGCGAGTTCCTCGCCGGCGCGGCAGTCGGGGGTGTCGGCGTCGGGGATTTCTCGTGGACCAACGCGACCGACGCGGTGCCCGACCACCTGCTTGCACCGCGCGGGTCGGTGGAGTGGTCTGTCGGGACCGGCGACGGCCCGGCGGCCGTCTCCCGGTTCAGCGCCCGCGACCGACTCTACGTCAGGACTCCCGGCGGCGTCCGCGCGCTCGGACCCGACGGCGCCGAGCGCTGGCGATTCGAGGTCGATTCCGGCGACCCCGAATCCCTCGTCGAGACGTACGCCGCCGAAACCGACGGCGCCACAGAGACGCTCTACGTCGAGACTCGGCGGGGCCTCGCCGCCATCGATGCCGCCGACGGGAGCGTCCGCTGGCGGTACGGCGACGACGACGGTCGCCGGCACGTCGACGTCTCGCTGGCGACCGCCGAGACGGTGTTCCTGAGCGAGAACGGCCTCACCGCGCTCGACGCCGAGGACGGAACCGAACGCTGGCGGTTCGAACCCGACGGCCCCGTCTGGCTCTCGTCGCAATTCCACGAGGGGACGCTCTACGTCGGGACGATTCGAGGCGGGTTCTACGCCCTCGACGCCGCCGGAGGCGAGGTCCGGTGGCGGACCGCGCTCGAAGCGTCCGGCGACGACGGCCCGTACGTCCTCGCGGCCGGCACGTCCGACGGCGTCGCCTTCGCGTGGAATTCCAGCGAGAGCGTCCTGGCGGCGTTCGACGCCGACGACGGGAGTCCGCGGTGGACGGTCGCGACGAACGCCGCCCCGACCGGATTCCCCGGCACCGTGCGGAAGTCGACCGTCTACATCGCCGACGGTTCGGTCCTGCGGGCCCGCTCCGCCGCGTCCGGCACCGTACGCTGGCGGTACGACGCGGGCGAGGCGGTCGCGAACTGGCCGCGGTTCGCCGACGAGACGATGTACGTCGGCGCGGCCGGCGGAGTCCACGCCGTCTCGACCACCGACGGGACGAGGTGCTGGACGTTCGACACCAGAACGGACGCCGCCGCCGTCGTCGCGGGAGTCGACGATGGCACCGTCTTCGTCGACAGCAGAACGGACGCCCTCTACGGGTTGGACGCCCGGAGCGGCCGCCTGCGGTGGCGCTTTCCCTACTCGGGCGAGTCGACGTGGCCCCCGGAGGTCCGCAATGGCATCGCCTACTTCGGCACCGAGTCGGGCACCGTCTACGCCGTCTCGGGTCCCGACGGTCCGACGCCGTTGTACGACGCCGCCAGGGTCGCCACCGGCCCGTTCGGCGTCGCCGCGGGCGGTCTGCTCGCCGGCGGTGCGCTCGCGGCCGCGTACCGCCGGCGGAAACGGGCGAACGCCCCGCCGCCCGAACCGACCGCGTTCGCCGACTTCGAGCGTGAGACGCTCGTCGCCGAGAGCCCGAAAAAGGAACTCTTCCGGGCGCGCACGCCGGCGGGCGGGCGCGTCGCGCTCGCCCGCCTCGCGCCCGACGTGCTCGCGCCCGAGGCGTTCGCGGCGGCGGTCGAGGCGTGGGCGGGCCTCGACTGCGAGGGCGTCCTCGAAGTGCGGCAGTGGGGAACCGAACCCCGGCCCTGGGTGGCGGCCGAGTGGGCGGCCGGCGGAAGTCTCGCCGACCGCGCTGGCAAACTGCCCCTAACGGAGATCGGTCGCGTCGTCGCCGACGTCGCCGAAATCGTCCATCTCGTCCGCCGCGAAGAGGTCACCCACGGCCGTCTCGTGCCCGGAAACGTCCTGTTCACCGGCGGTGCCGCGCGAGTCGCCGACTGGCGACTCGCCGCCGCGCTCCGGGACCCGCCGGCGGGATACGTTCTGCCCGAGGGAGATTCCGATTCCGCGCTCGCCGACGTCTACCGGCTCGGGGCGCTCGCGTTCGACGTGCTCGTCGGCGAGACGCCGCCCGCGGGCGGCGTCTCGCCGACCGGTGATGCCGTGAAGGACCCGAAGGCAGGTCTTCCCGACGAACTCGTCGCGGTACTCTCTCGGGCGCTCGCGTCCGACCCCGACGACCGCTACGATTCGGCGCTGAAGTTCGCCGACGCGGTCCGGTGGGCGACTTCCGACCGGGCGTGA